A genomic window from Candidatus Thiocaldithrix dubininis includes:
- a CDS encoding polysaccharide biosynthesis/export family protein, translating into MTQLKIHYSFYISIIATLSACSTPPHWLPTGGPSRLIVEKSAKASNTIVHLVDITGAVTQRLQLAERGDSLAQRLGDAALTDTSLIGMGDTLDVSIWEAPPSLLFGSGGGLSAGVIGAASMNAQGSSFPAQMVASDGTIQIPFAGMIQAAGRTAPEIQREIEARLSRKANKPQALVRVQRNATSTVTIVGEVAQNTKIPLTAKGERLLDAIAAAGGSRQPIEKVMVQVTRDSQVVSMPLEKVVKDPRQNIILAAGDVVSVTYQPKSFTILGAAGKNAEINFESTGVSLAQALGRAGGLQTDRSDAYGVFVFRYEYPQVLGNVPANIPRGADGRVPVVYRANLKDPLAFLNFQAFPMRDKDIVYIADAPSVDLQKFLGVLSSSVGIVSSSIYSINNISNIGQ; encoded by the coding sequence ATGACACAACTAAAAATCCACTATTCATTCTATATTTCTATTATTGCCACTTTATCTGCTTGTTCTACCCCCCCACACTGGTTGCCAACGGGCGGGCCGAGCCGTCTGATTGTAGAAAAAAGTGCGAAAGCTAGTAATACGATCGTACACTTGGTTGATATTACAGGCGCAGTCACGCAGCGTTTACAATTAGCAGAAAGAGGTGACTCTCTAGCTCAACGTCTGGGCGATGCTGCACTAACTGATACCAGTCTTATTGGCATGGGAGACACGTTGGATGTGTCAATTTGGGAAGCACCACCCTCCTTATTATTTGGTTCGGGGGGAGGGCTGTCTGCTGGGGTTATTGGCGCAGCAAGTATGAATGCTCAAGGCTCTTCTTTTCCTGCTCAAATGGTTGCGTCTGATGGAACTATTCAAATTCCTTTTGCAGGAATGATTCAAGCAGCTGGGCGCACAGCTCCAGAAATTCAACGAGAAATTGAAGCTCGATTATCACGTAAAGCCAATAAACCTCAGGCACTTGTACGAGTGCAAAGAAATGCAACTTCTACTGTGACGATTGTGGGAGAAGTTGCACAAAATACAAAAATACCTCTGACAGCTAAGGGTGAGCGATTATTAGATGCTATTGCCGCTGCGGGTGGGTCGCGCCAGCCGATTGAGAAAGTGATGGTTCAAGTGACACGAGACAGTCAAGTAGTGTCTATGCCATTAGAAAAAGTTGTTAAAGACCCTAGACAAAATATTATATTGGCCGCTGGTGATGTAGTTTCTGTAACATATCAACCCAAGAGTTTTACCATTTTGGGGGCTGCGGGGAAAAATGCTGAAATTAATTTCGAGTCTACTGGTGTATCCTTAGCTCAGGCATTAGGACGGGCTGGGGGGTTGCAAACAGATCGTTCAGATGCCTATGGTGTATTTGTATTTCGGTATGAATATCCTCAGGTGTTGGGTAACGTACCAGCGAATATACCAAGAGGTGCGGATGGGCGTGTGCCGGTTGTGTACCGGGCTAACTTGAAAGATCCTCTTGCATTTTTAAATTTTCAAGCATTTCCTATGCGTGATAAAGATATTGTTTATATTGCCGATGCGCCATCCGTAGATTTACAAAAATTCTTGGGTGTATTGTCTTCTTCAGTAGGCATAGTGTCTTCTTCGATTTACTCCATTAATAATATTAGTAATATAGGTCAATAG
- a CDS encoding mannose-1-phosphate guanylyltransferase/mannose-6-phosphate isomerase: MLNLIPLVISGGSGTRLWPLSRKQRPKQFLPVIGDLTLFQSTLLRLQDIADIEPTLVVCNESHRYMVAEQLRELNLENQGIILEPFGRNTAPAIALAALYLKQQNKDAHLLVLPADHVITDIEAFYEAISSAVSISSDGYLATFGIRPNKPETGYGYIRKGQGINNNAFLVSAFVEKPDITTAKKYLDEGDFLWNSGMFLFKASRYLEELEKFYPSILDTCIKALPEDCKKDFIFVNEKEFSNCIDISIDYAVMEKADSAAVIPLNAGWNDVGAWSSVWEVGTKDQDGNVLRGDTLLHNAHRNLVYTEQRLVTLVGVDNLVVVDTKDATLVAHRDKVQDVKKIVDQLNASNRSEAILHREVNRPWGSYDCIDNGQRFQVKRIVVKAGEKLSLQMHHHRAEHWIVVSGTAQVRCGDKTFLLTENQSTYIPLGEIHSLSNPGKVSLEIIEVQSGSYLGEDDIVRFEDQYGRVK; the protein is encoded by the coding sequence ATGCTTAATTTAATACCTTTAGTAATCTCTGGTGGTTCTGGCACTCGTTTATGGCCTTTATCACGCAAGCAACGTCCTAAACAATTTTTACCTGTTATTGGTGATTTAACGCTTTTTCAATCAACTTTATTAAGATTGCAAGATATTGCTGATATCGAACCTACTTTAGTAGTATGCAATGAATCACACCGATACATGGTTGCCGAACAGTTGCGTGAGCTTAATTTAGAAAACCAAGGTATCATCTTAGAACCATTTGGACGCAATACAGCCCCAGCTATTGCATTAGCTGCTTTATACCTAAAACAACAAAATAAAGATGCACACTTGTTAGTGCTGCCTGCAGATCATGTAATTACAGACATTGAAGCTTTTTATGAAGCTATTTCTTCAGCAGTGTCTATTAGCTCTGATGGTTATTTAGCTACTTTTGGTATTAGACCAAATAAACCTGAAACAGGGTATGGATATATAAGAAAAGGGCAAGGTATTAATAATAATGCTTTTTTAGTGAGTGCATTTGTTGAAAAGCCTGATATAACAACAGCTAAAAAATATTTAGACGAAGGTGATTTTTTATGGAACAGTGGTATGTTCTTATTTAAAGCTAGTCGTTATTTAGAGGAGTTGGAGAAATTCTATCCAAGTATCTTAGATACTTGTATTAAAGCTTTACCCGAAGATTGTAAGAAAGATTTTATTTTTGTTAATGAAAAAGAGTTTAGTAATTGTATTGATATATCTATTGATTACGCAGTGATGGAAAAGGCGGATTCTGCTGCAGTTATACCTTTAAATGCTGGTTGGAATGATGTTGGTGCATGGTCATCCGTGTGGGAGGTTGGTACAAAAGATCAAGATGGCAATGTATTACGTGGCGATACGCTTTTACACAATGCGCACCGCAATTTAGTTTATACTGAACAACGCCTAGTAACTTTAGTGGGGGTAGATAACCTTGTAGTAGTTGATACGAAAGATGCCACTTTAGTAGCTCATCGCGACAAAGTGCAAGATGTTAAAAAGATTGTTGATCAGCTTAATGCTTCTAATCGTTCGGAGGCTATTCTTCATCGTGAAGTTAATCGTCCTTGGGGAAGCTACGACTGTATTGATAATGGTCAACGTTTTCAGGTTAAACGGATTGTCGTTAAGGCAGGTGAAAAGCTTTCACTGCAAATGCACCATCATCGGGCTGAACATTGGATTGTGGTAAGTGGAACTGCCCAAGTACGTTGTGGCGACAAGACATTTTTATTAACAGAAAATCAATCCACTTATATTCCATTAGGTGAAATTCATTCTTTAAGTAATCCGGGTAAAGTGTCTCTGGAAATTATCGAAGTTCAATCAGGTAGCTATTTGGGTGAGGACGATATTGTGCGCTTTGAGGATCAATATGGACGGGTAAAATAA
- a CDS encoding DUF4214 domain-containing protein: MSNQYLSLNQILALPIDDFIEFCYSKILLRASDKDGYLYYYNRLQNGYSRISIIEQFCQTENSSVYELKNIKYHLIIYRILKKPIIGFMLEKILEILRINVEFLYKGYRKCSVIQGEIIKKEISICLSGFKIISEESIESSQVNNENIKNDIKFIIQEIQELKRNYQSDQNNFIELLTSKLNDIHFQSNLILPKNRLENSNISNLFNYSKNKELELIDFIQKANGERKISNSSPDLLNIYLSKVFQKDEFLRKVKKLNEIGKYSALYYNNIHYLDKIEKIKTS, translated from the coding sequence ATGTCTAATCAGTATTTGTCTCTAAATCAGATTCTAGCTTTACCTATAGATGACTTTATAGAATTTTGTTACAGTAAGATTCTTTTAAGAGCAAGTGATAAAGATGGGTATCTTTATTATTATAACAGACTTCAAAATGGCTATTCTAGAATTAGTATTATTGAACAATTTTGCCAGACTGAAAACTCTAGTGTTTATGAGTTAAAAAATATTAAGTACCATTTGATTATATATAGAATTCTAAAAAAGCCTATCATAGGCTTTATGCTGGAAAAAATATTAGAAATTTTAAGAATCAATGTAGAATTTCTTTATAAAGGATATCGTAAATGTTCTGTTATTCAAGGTGAAATAATAAAAAAAGAAATATCTATTTGCTTATCAGGTTTTAAAATAATTTCGGAAGAAAGTATAGAAAGTTCTCAGGTAAATAATGAAAATATAAAAAATGATATTAAATTTATAATACAGGAAATACAAGAATTAAAAAGAAATTATCAATCTGATCAAAATAATTTCATTGAATTATTGACAAGTAAGTTAAATGATATCCATTTTCAAAGCAATCTTATTTTACCTAAAAATAGATTAGAAAATAGTAATATTTCGAATTTGTTTAATTATTCCAAAAATAAAGAATTAGAGTTAATTGATTTTATTCAAAAAGCAAATGGCGAAAGAAAAATTTCTAACTCATCACCTGATTTACTAAATATATATTTATCAAAAGTATTTCAAAAAGATGAGTTTTTAAGAAAGGTGAAAAAATTAAATGAAATTGGAAAATACAGTGCATTATATTACAATAACATACACTATCTGGATAAAATAGAAAAAATAAAAACGAGCTAA
- a CDS encoding phosphomannomutase CpsG (capsular polysaccharide biosynthesis protein; catalyzes the formation of D-mannose 6-phosphate from alpha-D-mannose 1-phosphate) has translation MSTLTCFKAYDIRGKLGTELNEDIAYRIGRAYGMFVGNTKQVVVGGDVRLTSEALKLALANGLQDAGVNVIDIGMTGTEEIYFATFHLGVDGGIEVTASHNPMDYNGMKLVREGSKPISGDTGLKEIQCLAEANAFPLVTTRGTLTKQSCLAAYIQHLLGYIDSKKIKPLTLVVNAGNGAAGHVVDAIETEFKRLQIPITFIKVHNNPDGNFPNGIPNPLLPENRADTQNAVLKHKADMGIAWDGDFDRCFLFDENGEFIEGYYIVGLLAETFLQQNPKAKIIHDPRLTWNTIDVVKTAGGEPIQSKTGHAFIKERMRSEDAIYGGEMSAHHYFRDFAYCDSGMIPWLLVAQLMSVKNQPLSQLVGERIAKYPCSGEINFCVTDVTASITAVRAHFEALNPVVIDTTDGLSMEFEDWRFNLRGSNTEPVLRLNVESFGNKVLMLSKTQIIEEILC, from the coding sequence ATGTCAACACTAACCTGTTTTAAAGCTTACGATATCCGGGGCAAATTGGGTACGGAATTAAACGAAGATATCGCTTACCGCATTGGTCGTGCCTATGGCATGTTTGTTGGTAACACTAAACAAGTAGTAGTAGGCGGCGATGTGCGCTTAACCTCTGAAGCACTGAAATTAGCTTTAGCTAATGGCTTGCAAGATGCAGGTGTGAATGTCATTGATATTGGCATGACTGGGACAGAAGAAATTTATTTTGCCACTTTTCATTTAGGCGTTGATGGTGGAATTGAAGTAACTGCCAGCCATAATCCTATGGATTACAATGGCATGAAACTTGTGCGCGAAGGCTCCAAACCCATTAGTGGCGATACTGGCTTAAAAGAAATTCAGTGTTTGGCTGAAGCAAATGCTTTCCCACTGGTAACAACACGCGGCACTCTGACTAAACAATCTTGTTTAGCCGCTTATATTCAACATTTGCTCGGTTATATTGATAGTAAAAAAATCAAACCACTAACTTTAGTGGTGAATGCGGGTAATGGTGCAGCGGGTCATGTAGTTGATGCGATAGAAACAGAGTTTAAGCGTTTACAAATACCTATTACGTTTATTAAGGTCCACAATAATCCAGATGGCAATTTTCCCAATGGAATTCCTAATCCATTATTGCCCGAAAATCGAGCCGATACACAAAATGCAGTTCTCAAACACAAAGCAGATATGGGTATTGCGTGGGATGGTGATTTTGATCGCTGTTTCTTATTTGATGAAAATGGCGAGTTTATCGAGGGTTATTACATTGTCGGTTTATTAGCGGAAACTTTTTTACAACAAAACCCTAAAGCCAAGATTATTCATGACCCTCGTTTAACGTGGAATACCATTGATGTGGTTAAAACAGCAGGTGGCGAACCTATTCAGTCTAAAACGGGGCATGCCTTTATTAAAGAACGTATGCGCTCGGAAGATGCGATTTACGGTGGTGAAATGAGTGCCCATCACTATTTTCGTGATTTCGCGTACTGTGATAGTGGCATGATCCCGTGGTTGTTAGTAGCTCAATTAATGAGTGTAAAAAACCAACCACTTTCTCAATTAGTGGGCGAACGTATTGCCAAATACCCTTGCAGTGGCGAAATCAATTTCTGTGTAACAGATGTAACTGCAAGTATTACGGCTGTCCGGGCTCATTTCGAGGCTTTAAATCCTGTAGTGATTGATACTACTGATGGTTTAAGTATGGAGTTTGAAGATTGGCGTTTTAACTTGCGTGGTTCAAACACCGAACCTGTTCTACGTTTGAATGTGGAAAGTTTTGGTAACAAAGTTCTTATGTTGTCTAAAACTCAGATAATAGAAGAAATTTTATGTTGA
- a CDS encoding GDP-mannose 4,6-dehydratase, with protein sequence MKVLVTGLSGFTGQYLKLELESYGHTVIGLNADLLDLKALEHEICYIEPDAVVHLAGIAFVGYGEPNDFYHVNLLGSRNLLVALTKLENHLRMVLLASSANVYGNVEVDVISEQSSTNPVNDYAVSKLSMEYMARLWLDKLPISIVRPFNYTGVGQSISYLLPKIVDHFVRKSPYIELGNLDVARDFSDVRMVVNIYRRLLESSTSIGETFNICSNKAYSIKEIINILQKISNHKIEIHVKSSLIRKNEIKVLIGSNSKIEHCLGYINKIPLSETLEWMFRSH encoded by the coding sequence ATGAAAGTATTAGTAACTGGATTAAGTGGATTTACTGGTCAATACCTAAAGCTAGAACTAGAATCATATGGTCATACGGTTATTGGTCTAAATGCTGATTTACTTGATTTGAAAGCATTAGAACATGAGATTTGCTATATTGAACCGGACGCTGTGGTGCATTTAGCAGGTATCGCTTTCGTAGGGTATGGTGAACCTAATGATTTTTATCATGTTAATTTGTTAGGTAGCCGCAATTTGTTAGTAGCATTAACAAAATTAGAAAACCATCTTCGAATGGTATTGCTTGCTAGCAGTGCTAATGTCTATGGTAATGTAGAGGTTGATGTTATTAGTGAACAATCTTCTACAAATCCTGTTAATGACTATGCTGTTAGCAAGCTATCAATGGAATATATGGCTCGTCTTTGGTTAGATAAATTACCTATTAGCATAGTACGTCCATTTAATTATACTGGTGTAGGGCAATCTATTTCTTATTTACTTCCAAAGATTGTTGATCACTTTGTTCGCAAATCTCCATATATTGAACTCGGTAATCTAGATGTAGCACGTGATTTTTCTGATGTTCGGATGGTTGTAAATATATATAGAAGACTCTTAGAATCATCTACCAGTATTGGTGAAACTTTTAATATTTGTTCTAATAAAGCTTATTCAATAAAAGAAATTATAAATATATTGCAGAAAATTTCGAACCATAAAATTGAAATACATGTGAAAAGTAGTTTAATTCGAAAAAATGAAATCAAAGTGTTAATCGGAAGCAATAGTAAAATTGAACATTGCTTAGGTTATATAAATAAGATTCCATTAAGTGAAACTTTAGAATGGATGTTTAGATCACACTAG
- a CDS encoding IS3 family transposase (programmed frameshift), translating into MSTTKPSGKKATHIRHSQEYKVEALKLAADWGIAKAAKQLGLHESQLYAWRKDSEHAKTVSEREATLAAENIRLKRQLAQQAEELSILKNAGDVLRSATQARYDYMKHHRTEYSIDGMCACFGVSRSGYYAWLRRKPSRRFAQHQHLGERVKALFDKHKSRYGAKRIQLQIQQNDQQHYNLKTIAASLRRQGLVAKAARKFKATTYSKHNLPVFDNLLNQDFSATAPNQKWVGDIAYLWTEQGWLYLAVILDLYSRQVIGWSMSERMTANLVCDALQMAIFKRKRPIGVIVHSDRGSQYCSHAYRQLLEKHQLVGSMSAKGNCYDNACAESFFHSLKVETIHGERFVTREIMRQTVFEYIETDYNQLRLHSANHYRSPVDFEADFYQPLAS; encoded by the exons ATGAGCACGACAAAACCATCCGGCAAAAAAGCCACGCATATACGACACAGCCAAGAATACAAGGTTGAAGCTCTGAAGCTAGCGGCGGATTGGGGCATAGCCAAAGCAGCCAAGCAATTAGGTTTGCATGAATCACAACTATACGCTTGGCGCAAAGACAGTGAACATGCCAAAACAGTGAGTGAGCGTGAAGCGACCCTTGCCGCTGAAAATATCCGCCTGAAACGCCAACTCGCCCAACAGGCAGAGGAGTTGTCGATCTTAAAAAATGCGG GCGACGTACTTCGCTCAGCAACTCAAGCGAGGTACGACTACATGAAACATCATCGGACTGAGTATTCTATTGACGGCATGTGTGCCTGTTTTGGCGTATCACGTAGCGGCTACTATGCGTGGTTGCGGCGCAAACCTAGCCGCCGTTTTGCACAACACCAACACTTGGGTGAACGGGTTAAGGCATTGTTTGACAAACATAAAAGCCGTTACGGTGCCAAGCGTATCCAGCTGCAAATCCAACAGAATGATCAGCAGCACTACAACCTGAAAACCATTGCTGCCAGTCTGCGTCGTCAGGGGCTAGTGGCCAAAGCTGCCCGTAAGTTCAAGGCAACCACCTACAGCAAACATAACCTGCCGGTATTTGATAACCTACTAAATCAGGACTTTAGTGCCACAGCTCCTAACCAGAAATGGGTCGGTGACATTGCCTACCTGTGGACAGAACAGGGTTGGTTATATTTGGCCGTCATCCTTGACCTGTATTCCCGTCAGGTCATTGGCTGGTCAATGTCCGAGAGGATGACCGCAAACCTCGTGTGTGATGCCCTGCAAATGGCTATTTTCAAACGCAAGCGCCCAATAGGTGTGATCGTGCATTCTGATCGTGGCAGCCAATACTGTTCCCATGCCTACCGGCAGTTGCTGGAAAAGCACCAACTGGTAGGCAGCATGAGTGCCAAAGGCAACTGCTATGATAATGCGTGTGCCGAAAGCTTTTTCCACTCACTCAAGGTCGAAACCATCCACGGTGAGCGTTTTGTTACCCGTGAAATCATGCGCCAAACGGTGTTTGAATACATTGAAACCGACTACAATCAGCTTCGGTTACACTCTGCCAATCACTATCGGAGTCCAGTAGACTTTGAGGCAGATTTTTACCAACCACTCGCTTCTTGA
- a CDS encoding glycosyltransferase family 1 protein — protein MTLPIIIDVTRLVARLLEGLIPSGIDRVSLEYVKYFQHQAYALVRVKTYWVILSKKDSFKIFCLLLSQRGKKAHIYYLVIKNIINYRKFEKAWLLNTGHSGLHLPSYKKQLVKNYYNPIFFIHDLIPITHPEYCRAGEDKKHDSRLYTAIMYHKVIIVNSLDTKTKLLEYAEKNNLNKPNVSVNFLGTKNFFNKVSYSAPLYNDSYFVILGTIEARKNHNLLLYIWRYLAETKCKHIPRLVIIGRRGWECESTIDLLDRCQIIKPYILEINNCSDNQLSQWLSYAKALLFPSFVEGYGMPLAEAYTLGVPVIASNLAVYKEFAKNIPDYIDPLDTFKWCKYILDYTKPNSILRNQQLERLKSFQPPSWTDHFAKLETYLTVEYE, from the coding sequence GTGACTTTGCCGATTATTATTGATGTGACACGCCTTGTTGCGCGTCTATTAGAAGGTTTAATTCCTTCGGGTATAGATAGAGTTAGTTTAGAATATGTCAAATATTTTCAACACCAAGCTTATGCGTTAGTTAGAGTAAAAACATATTGGGTTATCTTAAGCAAAAAAGATTCGTTTAAAATTTTTTGCTTATTATTGAGTCAAAGAGGGAAAAAAGCCCATATTTATTATTTGGTGATTAAGAATATTATTAATTATCGTAAGTTTGAGAAAGCTTGGTTATTGAATACGGGGCATAGTGGATTACACTTGCCTTCTTATAAAAAACAATTGGTTAAAAATTATTATAATCCTATATTTTTTATTCACGACCTAATCCCCATTACTCACCCTGAGTATTGTCGAGCAGGTGAAGATAAAAAACATGATAGCCGTCTTTATACGGCTATCATGTATCATAAAGTAATTATAGTAAATTCACTTGATACCAAGACAAAATTACTTGAGTATGCTGAGAAAAATAATCTTAATAAACCAAATGTATCAGTTAATTTCTTAGGGACGAAAAATTTTTTCAACAAAGTAAGTTATTCCGCTCCTTTATATAACGATAGTTATTTTGTTATCTTAGGTACGATTGAGGCTAGAAAAAATCATAATTTACTCTTGTATATCTGGCGTTATTTAGCTGAAACTAAATGTAAACATATACCCCGATTAGTAATTATTGGTAGACGTGGTTGGGAATGTGAGTCTACTATTGATTTATTAGATCGTTGTCAAATAATTAAGCCATATATTCTAGAAATAAATAATTGTTCTGACAATCAATTATCGCAATGGTTAAGTTATGCCAAAGCTTTGTTGTTTCCTTCTTTTGTTGAAGGATATGGCATGCCATTAGCAGAAGCTTACACATTAGGTGTTCCTGTCATTGCAAGCAATTTAGCAGTTTATAAAGAGTTTGCTAAGAATATTCCTGATTATATTGATCCTTTGGATACATTTAAATGGTGTAAATATATTTTAGATTATACAAAACCGAATAGTATTTTACGAAATCAACAATTAGAAAGACTAAAGAGTTTCCAACCACCTAGTTGGACTGACCATTTTGCGAAGCTAGAGACTTACCTTACTGTTGAATATGAATAG
- a CDS encoding glycosyltransferase family 1 protein — MINKAIFKLLDLLNESATIHQIQEAKTLFEPSMYMAIGNIITSQEFDIENLQKIPKEYILYLLYFKYLRRVPDENVIKNSLNFKGSNIEFINAYKNSIINSGEYKKNGRRVPSLESITQKASDNKKIINYIIIDVTNTFISQARTGIQRVVRELAKNFKKNEKIVYFNVNKNRFFELNINNDGEMLDTNIAVFFQKGDIYFDLDGSWGDPLSRWDLYKNLKKIGTRIINLHYDAVPILYPHCSHPTTLLRYIEHFFAAITFSDCFIAISEAVKRDLAEICRKIQYRLPRTIVVPLAGNFSTSNKKIESISREMQNFCLEKDFVLCVGTIEPRKNYNLILENISLFEKLDLRVVIVGKEGWESKTIIDELVFFTQRKNSSLKWFSHVNDSELVWLYEHCKFYLNTSLYEGFGLPVSEALLYNCKVVSSSRGALPEAARGEALLFDPNNKEDFINNILIACRENTNLIEKNQKVLGKIYTWLDVSMQIEQILAEYNSKALTPFKNGLDLVYISIREENLDLSIKSFYLNAKINSVTVLTSKKHSESINNLLKKYKFHKNIIFDEDLLKDTPLPDDHQERNFLLRKKLYCNDKLPLVFLGLDDDALLLKQLPTNHYFSNSKYISYYFFDDMGCWKASPFGISSYDYGQWNTANILREFGYGSESFSSHQPQIIIKSLNKEVYDELEFLDLKNVDEWSLPINILQSRYSNLFTKKRTTTLNWPESFSSWIPSFFIDEIIYDNYYPTNKTVDLKIHIDKFQQRISEKKIEYILHKQQYNILPIFDKEATIICTANNKSLSYSFDGAIIGYIDLWFRIPVEGISTSILCLYRILDEGENLVVNGTRDHQNISDKTGVMIKLPNRPGRFILELHLMPSTNASVVLFLPVFTFNNY; from the coding sequence ATGATTAATAAAGCAATTTTTAAACTTTTAGATTTATTAAATGAATCTGCAACAATACATCAAATACAGGAAGCAAAGACTTTATTTGAACCATCCATGTATATGGCAATTGGTAATATAATAACATCTCAAGAATTTGATATTGAAAACTTACAAAAAATCCCTAAGGAGTATATTTTATATTTATTGTACTTTAAATATTTAAGAAGAGTTCCTGATGAAAATGTTATAAAAAATTCCCTAAACTTTAAAGGTAGTAACATAGAGTTTATAAATGCTTATAAAAATAGTATTATTAACTCAGGCGAATATAAAAAAAATGGTCGCCGCGTACCATCGTTAGAGTCAATTACTCAAAAAGCTTCGGATAACAAAAAAATTATTAATTATATTATTATAGATGTTACTAATACCTTTATTAGCCAAGCAAGAACAGGTATTCAAAGAGTAGTAAGAGAGTTGGCGAAAAATTTTAAAAAAAACGAGAAAATAGTTTATTTTAATGTTAATAAAAATAGATTTTTTGAGTTAAATATAAATAATGATGGTGAAATGTTAGACACTAACATTGCCGTTTTTTTCCAAAAAGGCGATATTTATTTTGACTTAGATGGTTCTTGGGGGGATCCACTATCTAGATGGGATCTATATAAAAATTTAAAAAAAATAGGCACAAGAATAATTAACCTTCATTACGATGCTGTACCAATTTTATATCCACATTGTAGTCATCCAACAACTTTACTGAGATATATAGAGCATTTTTTTGCAGCTATTACATTTTCAGATTGTTTTATTGCCATATCTGAAGCCGTAAAAAGAGATTTAGCTGAAATTTGTAGAAAAATACAATATAGACTACCAAGGACAATAGTAGTTCCCTTAGCAGGAAATTTTTCTACATCTAATAAAAAAATAGAATCTATTTCGCGAGAAATGCAAAATTTTTGTTTGGAGAAAGATTTTGTATTGTGCGTTGGAACTATCGAACCGAGAAAAAATTATAACCTTATTTTAGAAAATATAAGTTTATTTGAAAAACTTGATTTGCGTGTAGTCATAGTTGGTAAAGAAGGGTGGGAAAGTAAAACCATAATTGACGAATTAGTTTTTTTTACCCAGAGAAAAAACTCATCTTTAAAATGGTTTAGTCATGTAAATGACTCAGAACTTGTATGGCTATATGAACATTGTAAGTTCTATTTAAACACATCTCTTTATGAAGGATTCGGATTACCCGTTTCTGAGGCATTATTATATAATTGTAAAGTTGTTAGTAGTTCTAGGGGAGCCTTGCCAGAGGCAGCCAGAGGAGAGGCTTTATTATTTGATCCAAATAATAAAGAAGATTTTATTAATAATATATTGATTGCCTGTAGAGAAAATACAAATCTAATTGAGAAAAATCAGAAGGTTTTAGGAAAGATATACACTTGGTTAGATGTTTCTATGCAGATAGAGCAAATATTGGCTGAGTATAATTCAAAAGCACTTACTCCATTTAAAAATGGTTTAGATTTAGTTTACATATCAATTCGAGAAGAGAACTTAGACCTATCAATAAAATCATTTTATTTAAATGCAAAAATTAACAGTGTAACTGTCCTAACGTCAAAAAAACACAGTGAATCAATTAATAATTTATTGAAAAAATATAAATTTCATAAAAATATTATTTTTGATGAGGATTTATTAAAAGATACACCTTTACCAGATGATCATCAAGAGAGAAATTTTCTTCTAAGAAAAAAATTATATTGCAACGACAAACTACCTCTTGTTTTTCTAGGTTTAGATGATGATGCTTTGCTTTTAAAACAATTGCCTACTAATCATTATTTCTCTAATAGCAAATATATTAGTTATTATTTTTTCGATGATATGGGTTGTTGGAAAGCCAGCCCATTTGGAATTAGTTCATATGACTATGGTCAGTGGAACACAGCAAATATTTTAAGGGAATTTGGCTATGGTTCTGAATCTTTTTCTTCACATCAGCCTCAGATTATTATTAAATCCTTGAATAAGGAGGTATATGACGAACTTGAATTTTTAGATTTGAAAAATGTAGATGAATGGTCATTGCCTATTAATATTTTACAAAGTAGATATTCGAATTTATTTACTAAAAAAAGAACAACAACATTAAATTGGCCTGAAAGTTTTTCCTCTTGGATACCATCATTTTTTATTGATGAAATCATCTATGATAATTATTATCCAACAAATAAAACTGTGGATCTTAAAATTCATATAGATAAATTCCAACAAAGAATATCAGAAAAGAAAATTGAGTATATATTGCATAAGCAGCAATATAATATATTGCCTATTTTTGATAAGGAAGCTACAATAATTTGTACGGCAAATAATAAATCTTTAAGTTATAGCTTTGATGGAGCCATTATTGGATATATTGATCTTTGGTTTAGAATACCTGTAGAAGGGATAAGTACAAGTATACTCTGTTTATACAGAATTTTAGATGAAGGCGAAAATTTAGTTGTAAATGGGACCCGTGATCATCAGAATATTTCCGATAAAACTGGTGTCATGATAAAGCTGCCAAATAGACCTGGAAGGTTTATATTAGAACTACATCTAATGCCTTCTACAAATGCTTCGGTTGTTTTATTTCTACCTGTGTTTACTTTTAATAACTATTGA